A part of Scophthalmus maximus strain ysfricsl-2021 chromosome 20, ASM2237912v1, whole genome shotgun sequence genomic DNA contains:
- the prlra gene encoding prolactin receptor a isoform X2, whose protein sequence is MKKPSEAVLLLLLLFFTPHAKGTRFSPPGKPALTRCRSPEKETFTCWWEPGPDGGLTTTYALYYRKENSEAVYECPDYHTAGENSCFFNKNDTSIWVNYNITVVATNTLGSTFSDPVDIDVVYIVKPNPPEKLTVTVMEDKGWPFLRVSWEPPHKADTRSGWITLIYELRVKLEGEDDWEMHLAGQQKTFNIFSLRSGGTYHVQVRCKPDHGFWSEWSSTSYIKVPDYFHREKSAWILIMVFTAFIFLILTWLLHMNSHSLKHCILPPVPGPKIRGFDEKLLKNGKSEDIFSALVVSGFPPTMSSNCEDLLVEYLEVYVPDEHELMLEEGKDLHDHCLKSEGSTSDNDSGRGSCDSHTLLMDKCGEAKEQGRQTEQEERPVETQRHQKEWNEDTLPYAHEDTVSPDMSSGRVKTWPSVFCPLPQYSSSPPNHTSSLEIAKQHCLSDSLFPPGSTSSYLTHPGHSTKETLGPSRWEFSLSNKQPRSLHPQMQTRQQLQARSDINLSNVGCEQAPAGLLPPTARPTEYVEVQRVNEEDMVLLKPVASGRGCGDGCPRLRQAEDYSKVKGVNSDHTLLLQREVMGEEAERCPCQDQETNGETDSCITSSTVTTTQKPPACNYTAAAVQDKMAPTVSGYVDTASIFTLPTY, encoded by the exons ATGAAGAAGCCCTCGGAGGCggtcctgctgctgttgctgctgttcttcACGCCGCATGCAAAGGGAACGC GCTTCAGCCCTCCAGGGAAACCCGCTCTGACCAGATGCCGCTCTCCGGAAAAAGAGACCTTCACCTGCTGGTGGGAGCCAGGCCCTGACGGGGGACTGACCACGACCTACGCCCTGTACTATCGCAAAGAGAA CTCCGAGGCGGTGTACGAGTGTCCCGACTACCACACAGCCGGGGAGAACTCCTGCTTCTTTAACAAGAACGATACGTCCATCTGGGTCAACTACAACATCACTGTGGTGGCCACCAACACACTTGGCAGCACCTTCTCCGACCCAGTGGACATAGATGTGGTCTACATTG tcaagCCTAATCCACCAGAGAAGCTGACAGTGACTGTAATGGAGGACAAGGGCTGGCCCTTCCTCCGGGTGTCATGGGAACCGCCGCACAAGGCCGACACCCGCTCCGGCTGGATCACGCTCATCTACGAGCTCCGCGTCAAGTTGGAGGGAGAAGATGACTGGGAG ATGCATCTTGCAGGCCAACAGAAGACGTTTAATATTTTCAGTCTGCGGTCAGGCGGTACATACCACGTCCAGGTGCGCTGTAAGCCCGACCATGGCTTCTGGAGCGAATGGAGTTCCACCTCCTACATCAAAGTTCCTGACT ATTTCCATCGAGAGAAGTCGGCGTGGATCCTCATCATGGTCTTCACtgccttcatcttcctcatcctcacatGGTTGTTGCACATGAACAGTCACAG TCTGAAGCATTGTATCCTGCCGCCAGTCCCTGGCCCTAAAATCAGAGGATTTGATGAGAAGCTTCTCAAG AACGGCAAGTCTGAGGACATCTTCAGTGCACTGGTGGTGTCTGGTTTCCCCCCAACCATGTCATCCAATTGTGAGGACTTGCTGGTGGAGTATTTGGAGGTGTATGTCCCCGATGAGCATGAGCTGATGCTGGAGGAGGGCAAGGATCTACATGACCATTGCCTGAAATCTGAGGGCTCCACCTCGGACAACGACTCCGGCCGGGGCAGCTGCGACAGCCACACTCTGCTAATGGACAAGTGCGGCGAAGCGAAAGAGCAAGGGAGGCAAACGGAGCAGGAAGAACGGCCAGTGGAGACGCAGCGGCACCAGAAAGAGTGGAATGAGGACACATTGCCTTACGCTCATGAGGACACCGTGAGCCCTGACATGTCCAGTGGAAGGGTCAAAACCTGGCCCTCTGTGTTTTGTCCACTGCCTCAGTACAGCTCGAGCCCACCGAACCATACGAGCTCGCTTGAGATAGCCAAACAGCACTGTCTCTCCGACAGCCTCTTCCCCCCTggctccacctcctcctacCTCACCCATCCTGGCCATAGCACCAAGGAGACTCTCGGACCAAGCCGCTGGGAGTTCAGCCTGAGCAACAAGCAGCCGCGTTCGCTGCATCCCCAGATGCAGACCCgccagcagctgcaggcccGCAGCGACATCAACCTCTCCAACGTTGGCTGCGAGCAAGCACCTGCCGGTCTGCTGCCGCCCACCGCCCGGCCCACTGAGTACGTAGAGGTCCAGAGGGTCAACGAGGAGGACATGGTGCTCCTCAAGCCCGTCGCGTCGGGCCGAGGCTGTGGCGACGGATGCCCGCGGCTGCGCCAGGCGGAGGACTACAGCAAGGTAAAGGGAGTGAACAGTGACCATACGCTGCTGCTCCAGAGAGAGGTGATGggcgaggaggcggagaggtGCCCTTGTCAGGACCAGGAGACGAACGGAGAGACAGATAGCTGCATCACATCCTCCACCGTGACCACCACACAGAAGCCTCCAGCCTGCAATTACACTGCCGCGGCCGTACAGGACAAAATGGCCCCGACAGTGAGTGGCTATGTTGACACTGCCTCCATCTTTACACTGCCGACTTACTAG
- the prlra gene encoding prolactin receptor a isoform X1, whose product MKKPSEAVLLLLLLFFTPHAKGTRFSPPGKPALTRCRSPEKETFTCWWEPGPDGGLTTTYALYYRKENSEAVYECPDYHTAGENSCFFNKNDTSIWVNYNITVVATNTLGSTFSDPVDIDVVYIVKPNPPEKLTVTVMEDKGWPFLRVSWEPPHKADTRSGWITLIYELRVKLEGEDDWEMHLAGQQKTFNIFSLRSGGTYHVQVRCKPDHGFWSEWSSTSYIKVPDYFHREKSAWILIMVFTAFIFLILTWLLHMNSHRSLKHCILPPVPGPKIRGFDEKLLKNGKSEDIFSALVVSGFPPTMSSNCEDLLVEYLEVYVPDEHELMLEEGKDLHDHCLKSEGSTSDNDSGRGSCDSHTLLMDKCGEAKEQGRQTEQEERPVETQRHQKEWNEDTLPYAHEDTVSPDMSSGRVKTWPSVFCPLPQYSSSPPNHTSSLEIAKQHCLSDSLFPPGSTSSYLTHPGHSTKETLGPSRWEFSLSNKQPRSLHPQMQTRQQLQARSDINLSNVGCEQAPAGLLPPTARPTEYVEVQRVNEEDMVLLKPVASGRGCGDGCPRLRQAEDYSKVKGVNSDHTLLLQREVMGEEAERCPCQDQETNGETDSCITSSTVTTTQKPPACNYTAAAVQDKMAPTVSGYVDTASIFTLPTY is encoded by the exons ATGAAGAAGCCCTCGGAGGCggtcctgctgctgttgctgctgttcttcACGCCGCATGCAAAGGGAACGC GCTTCAGCCCTCCAGGGAAACCCGCTCTGACCAGATGCCGCTCTCCGGAAAAAGAGACCTTCACCTGCTGGTGGGAGCCAGGCCCTGACGGGGGACTGACCACGACCTACGCCCTGTACTATCGCAAAGAGAA CTCCGAGGCGGTGTACGAGTGTCCCGACTACCACACAGCCGGGGAGAACTCCTGCTTCTTTAACAAGAACGATACGTCCATCTGGGTCAACTACAACATCACTGTGGTGGCCACCAACACACTTGGCAGCACCTTCTCCGACCCAGTGGACATAGATGTGGTCTACATTG tcaagCCTAATCCACCAGAGAAGCTGACAGTGACTGTAATGGAGGACAAGGGCTGGCCCTTCCTCCGGGTGTCATGGGAACCGCCGCACAAGGCCGACACCCGCTCCGGCTGGATCACGCTCATCTACGAGCTCCGCGTCAAGTTGGAGGGAGAAGATGACTGGGAG ATGCATCTTGCAGGCCAACAGAAGACGTTTAATATTTTCAGTCTGCGGTCAGGCGGTACATACCACGTCCAGGTGCGCTGTAAGCCCGACCATGGCTTCTGGAGCGAATGGAGTTCCACCTCCTACATCAAAGTTCCTGACT ATTTCCATCGAGAGAAGTCGGCGTGGATCCTCATCATGGTCTTCACtgccttcatcttcctcatcctcacatGGTTGTTGCACATGAACAGTCACAG aAGTCTGAAGCATTGTATCCTGCCGCCAGTCCCTGGCCCTAAAATCAGAGGATTTGATGAGAAGCTTCTCAAG AACGGCAAGTCTGAGGACATCTTCAGTGCACTGGTGGTGTCTGGTTTCCCCCCAACCATGTCATCCAATTGTGAGGACTTGCTGGTGGAGTATTTGGAGGTGTATGTCCCCGATGAGCATGAGCTGATGCTGGAGGAGGGCAAGGATCTACATGACCATTGCCTGAAATCTGAGGGCTCCACCTCGGACAACGACTCCGGCCGGGGCAGCTGCGACAGCCACACTCTGCTAATGGACAAGTGCGGCGAAGCGAAAGAGCAAGGGAGGCAAACGGAGCAGGAAGAACGGCCAGTGGAGACGCAGCGGCACCAGAAAGAGTGGAATGAGGACACATTGCCTTACGCTCATGAGGACACCGTGAGCCCTGACATGTCCAGTGGAAGGGTCAAAACCTGGCCCTCTGTGTTTTGTCCACTGCCTCAGTACAGCTCGAGCCCACCGAACCATACGAGCTCGCTTGAGATAGCCAAACAGCACTGTCTCTCCGACAGCCTCTTCCCCCCTggctccacctcctcctacCTCACCCATCCTGGCCATAGCACCAAGGAGACTCTCGGACCAAGCCGCTGGGAGTTCAGCCTGAGCAACAAGCAGCCGCGTTCGCTGCATCCCCAGATGCAGACCCgccagcagctgcaggcccGCAGCGACATCAACCTCTCCAACGTTGGCTGCGAGCAAGCACCTGCCGGTCTGCTGCCGCCCACCGCCCGGCCCACTGAGTACGTAGAGGTCCAGAGGGTCAACGAGGAGGACATGGTGCTCCTCAAGCCCGTCGCGTCGGGCCGAGGCTGTGGCGACGGATGCCCGCGGCTGCGCCAGGCGGAGGACTACAGCAAGGTAAAGGGAGTGAACAGTGACCATACGCTGCTGCTCCAGAGAGAGGTGATGggcgaggaggcggagaggtGCCCTTGTCAGGACCAGGAGACGAACGGAGAGACAGATAGCTGCATCACATCCTCCACCGTGACCACCACACAGAAGCCTCCAGCCTGCAATTACACTGCCGCGGCCGTACAGGACAAAATGGCCCCGACAGTGAGTGGCTATGTTGACACTGCCTCCATCTTTACACTGCCGACTTACTAG